TCGCCAATGCCCGCTCCATCCCGGTGGCGCAGGACATCTCGCGCCGCTTCGCCTCGCTGGAGCGGCAGCGCGAGATCGGCGAGCTGAAGCTCAAGATCTCCGGCTGCATCAATGCCTGCGGCCACCACCACGTCGGCCATATCGGCATCCTCGGCGTCGAGAAGAAGGGCGCCGAGCTCTACCAGATCACGCTCGGCGGCTCGGGCGACGAGAACACCTCGATCGGCGAGATCGTTGGTCGCGGTTTTCCGCCGGAGGAACTGACCGACGCGATCGAGACGATCGTCGACACCTACCTGGCACTGCGCCTCGACGCCTCGGAGCGTTTCATCGACGCCTATCGCAGGCTGGGCGCGGCACCCTTCAAGGAGGCGCTCTATGCTGGCGAAGCTAAGGCCGCTTGAGGCGGCGCACGACGCGGAGGCGGAAGCCGCCGCGCTGGAGGAGCGTTTCGGCGATCTCGACGCGCGTGACCTGATCGCGCTGTCGATCGGGCGGTTCCGGCCGGGTGCGATCGCGGCGGTCTCGTCCTTCGGGGCGGATTCGGCCGTGCTTCTGCACATGATCGCGCGCATCGATCCGGCGCTGCCGGTGCTCTTCCTGGAGACGGGCAAGCATTTCGGCGAGACGCTGCAATATCGCGACGCGCTGGTCGCCGATTTCGGCCTGCGCGACCTGCGTATCGTCGCGCCGCGCCCGGAACTCCTGGCGGTCCGCGATCCGGACGGGACGCTGCACCAGCGCGACACGGACGGCTGCTGCGACGTGCGCAAGGTCGAGCCGATGGCGCGCGCCGTGGCGCCCTTCGAGGCCTGGTTCACCGGCCGCAAGCGCCACCAGGCGGCGACGCGGGCCGGCCTGCCGGTGTTCGAGGCGGTGGGCGAGCGCATCCGCATCAACCCCCTTGCCAAATGGACGACCGCCGATCTCGCCGCCTACATGCGCGAGCATCAGCTGCGCGAGAACCCGCTCGTGGCCTACGGCTATCTGTCGATCGGCTGCTTCCCCTGCACGCAGCCGGTGAAGGAGGGCGACGACCCGCGCGCCGGCCGCTGGGCGGGCCAGGCGAAGACCGAGTGCGGCATCCATCTTTCGGGCCTCGACGACTCGCTCACGGCCTCCTCGCTCTGATATAGACACTGCGCCCGTCGGCCGCGGCGGCAGGACCGCCGCGGCCGACGGTTTTCCGCGACCATTCGACAGGCGATCATGACCCAATCCACCCCCGACGCACCACGGCTCTGGACCCCGGACGGTTTCCGCGAGGATACCTGGACCCATGCCGAGAGCGCCGAGGCGCTGGAGGGCAACGCCGCCGTCATCCTGCCGCTGCCCGTCTGGCAGGCGCTGGATGCGGACACGAAGGCCGCCAACCGTGACCGCATCGGCGTGCTTCTGGCGCCGGGCGAGCCGCTCGACGCCATCGTCGAGGCGTTGCCCGGCCTGCCGCTGGTGGCGCTGTCCTTCCCGGCCTTCAACGACGGCCGCAGCTTCTCCAAGGCCGAGCTGCTGCGCAGCCGCCACGGCTATACGGGCGCCGTGCGCGCCTGCGGCCAGGTGCTGCCCGACCAGATTCCGCATATGATCCGCACCGGCTTCGACGAGCTGGAAGTGTCCCATCCGGTCGCGCTGAAGCGGCTGGAGGAAGGCCGCGCCGGCGGGCTGCCGCTCTACTACCAGCCGGCGGCGAAGGGCGGGGAGGCCGAGGGCAAGTACTCCTGGCGTCGCAAGCCGGCGGAGTGAGAGACCCGCGTCAGGCCGGCGGCGCGGCGGGACGCGAACCGCGCGCCATCAGTGCGACCGCGCAATAGCCCGCGACGGCTGCCGCGCCCACCACAGCCACCATCGCCAGCGCGGTCATCGA
The nucleotide sequence above comes from Aquibium microcysteis. Encoded proteins:
- a CDS encoding phosphoadenylyl-sulfate reductase, translating into MLAKLRPLEAAHDAEAEAAALEERFGDLDARDLIALSIGRFRPGAIAAVSSFGADSAVLLHMIARIDPALPVLFLETGKHFGETLQYRDALVADFGLRDLRIVAPRPELLAVRDPDGTLHQRDTDGCCDVRKVEPMARAVAPFEAWFTGRKRHQAATRAGLPVFEAVGERIRINPLAKWTTADLAAYMREHQLRENPLVAYGYLSIGCFPCTQPVKEGDDPRAGRWAGQAKTECGIHLSGLDDSLTASSL
- a CDS encoding DUF934 domain-containing protein, whose amino-acid sequence is MTQSTPDAPRLWTPDGFREDTWTHAESAEALEGNAAVILPLPVWQALDADTKAANRDRIGVLLAPGEPLDAIVEALPGLPLVALSFPAFNDGRSFSKAELLRSRHGYTGAVRACGQVLPDQIPHMIRTGFDELEVSHPVALKRLEEGRAGGLPLYYQPAAKGGEAEGKYSWRRKPAE